ACACTGGCATCCATATAATGACTCGAGCTATTATAACTCTACCATAAAAAAATTATATCCTCTGCCATTTAGGGGGGTTATTTGGTGGCAGGGAGAATCTGACGCATTGGGTCCAAGTTATTCTCTTTACAAAAAAATCAAACCTCAGTTGAGAAGCTGGATTCGTCAATTGTTAGGATGGAATTGGGAAGGTCCTGGCAATTTATACTTAACAAAAAAGTACGATTACAATTATTTGTTTACAAGCTTAATAGAGGAGTGGAGAGAGGATTGGGGAATAGGAGATTTCCCTTTTATCTTTGTCCAGCTCCAAAAATTAGTTAAAGAAAATAACCATTGGATCAAGGTAAGACAAGCACAAGAAAACGCATTACAACTTCCTAAAACGGCCATGGTAATATCTTACGATATTACCGATGGAGAACTTCATCCAGCTGATACGAAACCGGTGGCGTTACGGTTAGCAGATACCGCAGCCAGATTTTATAAAGACTCACATGCGGGCTTAAAGTAAAAGCTAAGTATCAAAAAAGCGGAGTACACAATGGTCATAGCGTCATCGGCAATAATACTTGAAAATAGAAAGCTTTTGCTCATCGAACGATCTGAGTCTATGAGAGTCTTTCCTCTGTGTTGGGCTTGTCCCGGTGGGTTAGTTGAAGAAAATGAGTCAGCAGAGCAAGCCGTATTAAGGGAGGTAAAGGAAGAAACCAACCTGGATTTTAGGCCAACAAAATTATTTTCTACAGGCATGTATCAAGATAGAAACCTTTATAGATTTCTTGGTGAGTGGTCTGGACAAGTAAGGATTCAGAAGAAGGAAATATCAAAGTGGGGTTGGTTTTCTTATGAAGATGCGGCCCATTTAACATTCGCTTTTGAGTATAGAGAAGTTATTGAAAAGTTGCACAAATATGGATTGATATGAGTCATGGAAAGAGACTAAAGAGTGGACATCATCGTCCAATATTATATAAATGATAGAGAAATAAAAAATTAGCAACATCGCAGTGTTTTCTATGGATGATTTCTATAAGTCGAATGATAAAAGATTAGATATGGCGAAGACTTATGGAGGAAAACTATCAATAGAAATAGATACTTTAGAAGATCTAAGAAATGCACAGGAACTAATTAAAAATTTTAAAGACAATAGTGAAGGATTAACAACAGTAGAACTAACTAAACAATATCTAATAAAAAAGGGGGTATTTAAAAATCCAAAAGTTGATTTTATAGACATAGGAAATATAAATCACATATATAAAATAACATCCGGTGGAAAAGAGTTATATTTAAAGTACTATGGAATTAATCCAAGAAGAACAACAGAAGCAATTGAAATGATAGGTTACACAACTTCAAGATTTGAAAATGAAGTTGAAGCATTGGGTTTTTTAAACAAAACATTAGACGATAAATATAAGGGAGCCATACCAAAGATTTATTTCATTGATTATGAAAATAGAGTATTATTGATGACAGATATAGCACAGAATAAAGAAAATTTAAAAGGGGCACTTCTAAAAGAATATAATTTAAATGAAATAAAAAAGCCAATAAAGGAACTAGCAAGTATGGTGGCACAGCAGCATGCAAGAAGTATAAATAAAAAACTCGAGAATACTGATGAAAATTTTGTAAGAAGATTTTACAACTTCAGGACGTTCAATTCAGCAGTAAATTTGACACAAAATGAAAGGGAATTAATAAAAAAAAGAGCAGAAAAAATCTTAAAGGAAAATGGGGAATTTCAATGCCTAATAAATGCAGATATATCCCCAAAACAGATTTTCATAAATAAAGATGAAATAGGAATCTGTGACTTCGAAATTTTATCACCTGGAGTAGCAAGCCATGATATAGGATTCTTTATAGGGAATTTAAGGCTAATAGAGATTATTAAGGAGGATAAAAATATAGGAAAAATAATCGAAGAATTTCTAAAAACTTACTTTAATGAGTTAAACATAGAATTAAATGAGAATAAAGACAGGTTTATCGAGTTTACCAAAGAAAATTTAAAGTTTTTTATTGGCCTAGGAATGCTAAACAGGATAGATGCAGTGCCATTGGAAGAATACATTCCAGAAAATAAAG
This region of Deltaproteobacteria bacterium genomic DNA includes:
- a CDS encoding NUDIX hydrolase — encoded protein: MVIASSAIILENRKLLLIERSESMRVFPLCWACPGGLVEENESAEQAVLREVKEETNLDFRPTKLFSTGMYQDRNLYRFLGEWSGQVRIQKKEISKWGWFSYEDAAHLTFAFEYREVIEKLHKYGLI